A stretch of DNA from Thermocrinis sp.:
CGACTGCCCCCACAACTTTCCCCCTGTAAGTAATGTAATGATAACTACCTTTGTTCCAGCTTGGCTCTTTTGCATATCCTACAAGTTTGGTTTTTGCCACTCCCACCGTGGCCTCTCCAGTTTCTACACCAAAGTGGGATGCTATACCACAACCTCTCGGATGTGCTATACCCTGTCCATCTATGAAGTAAACGTCTGGTTTTACTTCTGCATTTTTGTATAGCTCAAGCATAAGGGGCATTTCTCTAAAAGCTAAAAAGGTAGGCACGTAAGGAAAATCTACCACACCATCCACCACCTTATAATACACAGGCTTTAAGGTTTTCAGTTCAATTACCACAAGGCAGGCCCAAGCCTTTGTGGGTGTCTCCTTCAAGTTCTCAAAGGTTAGATCTATACCGCCTATTAACTCTAACTTTTTAAAGCTGTCTTTAAGCACCACCTTTTTTGCGCACTCCAGTTGTAGCTTTTCCAAATCAGAATAGAGCATTGAATAAGAATTATACTAACCGCTTCTGAATATATCCACAGGGTTTAGCTTGCTAGCTTTGTAAGAAGGATATAAGCTTGCAAACACCGAGAATAGAATAGAAAAGATCGCACCGTAGATGTACAAGCTAAAGCTTCTGTACAAAACAAAACCTGGGGTTCGTATAAGTCCCTCTACGTCAAGTTTTATCGATTCTAAATATTCCTGCAGACCATAGCCGATAACAGAGCCCAAAACCGCCCCAATTATACCCACAAACACACCCTGAAAAAGAAATATAAGTAGAATATCTGTTCTTGAGTATCCCATTGCCATAAGGATGGCTATGTCTTTTTTCTTTTCCAAAACAGTCATCATTATTATGTTAAAAATACCAAAGGCAGATACTAAAAGGATGGCAAAGACTATCATGTAGGTTATTATGTTCTGTATTTTGAAGATGCTCAAAAAATTTTTGTATGCCCTTTGCCAGCTTTCTACTTCGTAATCTACAGACAAACTAAGTGTTTTAGCAATCTTTTCCGCCCTTTCTGGATCCCTAAGTTTGATAATGATCTCATTTACCTGCCCTTCCTTTCCCAGTATGGCTTGTAAAACGTTTATGTTCAGATAAACTCTCGTATCGTCCAGGTTAGTTATACCAGAGTCAAATATATCCACCACCCTTAGGGTTAGAGTCTCCCCGTTTGGAGCAACCAGCAAAACCTTCTGCCCCAGTTCCTTTATGCCCAGGCCCTTGGCTACCAGAGCACCCAACACCACGCCATCCCTTCGGTTTTGTATAGCCTGAAGGTTCTTATACTTTAAAAACCTCTCTATGATTGATGCCTTTGGCTCCCTTTCGGGATCTATCCCTATAAGATTTACTGGTTTTTCCTTTATGCCATACCTTACTATCCCCCTGCTAACCAGATGGGGAGCCACACCCAGAACTTCTGAATTTTCCTCAAGCTTTGCCATTAGGTCTCTCCATCCTAAGATCTTCTCCTCTTCCTTAGGTTTTAGACCTAAAATAACGGAGAACTTTTCTTTTATGCTATCTTCCAAGGATTCTTTGGGTTTTATCTTTATGTGCGGTTCTAAGTCTATCACCTGCTGGATGAAGTAAGATTGAAACCCCAACATAAGGGAGCTCATTACTACAAAAGCAGAAACCCCAATGCTTACTCCCAAAAAAGATACTATGGTTTGCCTCTTTCTCTCAATAAGAAGCTTTAATGCTAAAAAATAGATGTGTCTCACCTTAGGATAACTTTATCTCCTACCTTTAAGCCTTCTAAAACTTCAACGTAGCCTTCGTACTCCTGACCTAACTTAATTGGCACTTCTACAGTCCTAACTCTTTCATACTTTAACACCTTACCGTCCTTTACTGCCTCCTTTGGTATGAGCATTGCTTGTTTTTTTTCTATTAGTATTTTCCCCTCTACAGTGGAGTAAGTGGGTGTGTTTTCGGGTAAGCTTGCCTTTACCTTTACCTTGGCGGTTTTTTTAGTTCTGTCAAGTTGCCCCTCTTTTAAATAAACCTCTCCTTCAAAGGTTGTCCCCGGAAAGGCGTCCAAGGTTAAGAATACTTTTTGCCCCTCTCTTACTAAGCCAGCGTACTCCTCGTCTACTTCCAATATTATATCAAGCCTTTCAGGATTTCCTATTCCAAAAAGCGCATTTTCCTGAGACAGGTGATTTATGTAGTTTCCCTCTTTTACGTATTTGCTCAACACTACTCCATCCACGGGACTTTTTACCACATATCTGTCCTTCTGCGCCTTTAGACTTTCTATCTTAGCTAAAATGCTTTTCCTCTCAGTTTGAAGGCTACTGACCGCATCCTTATATTGATTTAAACTCGCTTCGTATTCCTTTTTGTATATCTCGTAGTTATTTTTATACCTCTCCAGCTGTTCCTTTGGAATGAGACCTCTTTCTCCTAAATCTTTCCTCCTCTCGTATTCTATCCCTGCCTGATTCATCTGCGTATAGGCTATTTCCACACGTTCTTTTA
This window harbors:
- a CDS encoding ABC transporter permease, with protein sequence MRHIYFLALKLLIERKRQTIVSFLGVSIGVSAFVVMSSLMLGFQSYFIQQVIDLEPHIKIKPKESLEDSIKEKFSVILGLKPKEEEKILGWRDLMAKLEENSEVLGVAPHLVSRGIVRYGIKEKPVNLIGIDPEREPKASIIERFLKYKNLQAIQNRRDGVVLGALVAKGLGIKELGQKVLLVAPNGETLTLRVVDIFDSGITNLDDTRVYLNINVLQAILGKEGQVNEIIIKLRDPERAEKIAKTLSLSVDYEVESWQRAYKNFLSIFKIQNIITYMIVFAILLVSAFGIFNIIMMTVLEKKKDIAILMAMGYSRTDILLIFLFQGVFVGIIGAVLGSVIGYGLQEYLESIKLDVEGLIRTPGFVLYRSFSLYIYGAIFSILFSVFASLYPSYKASKLNPVDIFRSG
- a CDS encoding endonuclease V, translated to MLYSDLEKLQLECAKKVVLKDSFKKLELIGGIDLTFENLKETPTKAWACLVVIELKTLKPVYYKVVDGVVDFPYVPTFLAFREMPLMLELYKNAEVKPDVYFIDGQGIAHPRGCGIASHFGVETGEATVGVAKTKLVGYAKEPSWNKGSYHYITYRGKVVGAVVRTKDYAEPIYVSAGNNISLNTAIDLVLRTSIYRIPEPTRLAHNYLQRVRKKP
- a CDS encoding efflux RND transporter periplasmic adaptor subunit; the protein is MKKLPLIAVVLSLPIIFLAWRYIKSEPKTAVVEVKEVKKFVYASGYVEPENFVLLKAEASGVLEKIFVKEGQKVKKGQVLAVLRSDELDASLRELEARLRLTEERLNENSPYLKALKERVEIAYTQMNQAGIEYERRKDLGERGLIPKEQLERYKNNYEIYKKEYEASLNQYKDAVSSLQTERKSILAKIESLKAQKDRYVVKSPVDGVVLSKYVKEGNYINHLSQENALFGIGNPERLDIILEVDEEYAGLVREGQKVFLTLDAFPGTTFEGEVYLKEGQLDRTKKTAKVKVKASLPENTPTYSTVEGKILIEKKQAMLIPKEAVKDGKVLKYERVRTVEVPIKLGQEYEGYVEVLEGLKVGDKVILR